In one Alnus glutinosa chromosome 12, dhAlnGlut1.1, whole genome shotgun sequence genomic region, the following are encoded:
- the LOC133852476 gene encoding transcription factor bHLH121-like: MREREREGEMDQRKTDNNLAADSAPSTSQPPNRSHNSHPDARQGVDAEIKDPVAARKVQKADREKLRRDRLNEQFLELGNTLDPDRPKNDKATILADTIQVLKDLTAEVNRLKAECTGLTEESHELMQEKNELREEKSSLKSDIENLNVQYQQRLRVMFPWSAIDPSVVMGPPYSYPVPVPVPAGPIPMHPSLQPFPFFGNQNPGAIANPCPTFIPYPTPPNPPMEQPPTQYASSSQISSKQDPKSKSSDHQKASDVERCDDSNDVATKLELKMPGSSAQQDLSSVGRKGKQSQRKGRSVTENGSSSRYSSSQGLQDSPSNSVGDMPKSKN, encoded by the exons atgcgagagagagagagagaaggagaaatGGATCAACGGAAGACAGACAATAATTTAGCAGCGGACTCAGCGCCGTCGACCTCTCAGCCTCCCAATCGCTCCCACAACTCGCACCCAGATGCcag ACAAGGGGTTGATGCGGAAATAAAGGACCCAGTTGCGGCAAGGAAAGTTCAGAAGGCTGACCGTGAGAAGTTGAGGAGGGATCGATTGAATGAGCAATTTCTCGAGCTGGGGAACACGTTAG ATCCGGATAGGCCCAAGAATGACAAGGCAACAATCCTTGCAGACACGATCCAAGTGCTGAAGGATTTAACTGCTGAAGTCAACAGACTAAAGGCCGAGTGTACAGGACTTACTGAAGAATCACATGAG CTAATGCAGGAGAAGAACGAGCTCAGAGAAGAGAAGTCATCATTAAAATCTGATATTGAAAATCTTAATGTTCAGTATCAGCAAAGACTCAGGGTTATGTTCCCATGGTCTGCCATTGATCCTTCTGTTGTTATGGGTCCACCTTATTCGTACCCAGTTCCTGTACCTGTCCCTGCAGGTCCGATCCCTATGCACCCATCTCTGCAGCCCTTTCCCTTCTTTGGAAATCAGAATCCTGGAGCCATTGCTAATCCCTGTCCAACTTTCATCCCTTATCCAACTCCTCCTAACCCTCCAATGGAGCAGCCACCGACCCAATATGCGTCCAGTTCCCAGATTTCAAGCAAACAAGATCCCAAAAGTAAGTCATCAGATCATCAGAAGGCCAGCGATGTTGAAAGATGTGACGATTCTAACGACGTGGCAACAAAACTTGAACTGAAGATGCCTGGATCATCTGCACAACAG GATTTATCTTCTGTAGGAAGGAAGGGCAAGCAATCACAGAGGAAGGGCAGAAGTGTTACGGAAAATGGCTCTTCAAGCAGGTATTCTTCCTCTCAAGGTCTTCAAGATAGCCCCTCCAACAGTGTGGGTGACATGCCTAAGTCCAAAAACTGA